From a region of the Cucumis sativus cultivar 9930 chromosome 6, Cucumber_9930_V3, whole genome shotgun sequence genome:
- the LOC116404568 gene encoding E3 ubiquitin-protein ligase UPL6-like gives MENTRANDIHKRVPFLVPFTSRVKIFTTQLAAARQRNGSLAVFARNRFRIRRNHILEDAFSQMSALSEVDLRGSIRVSFVNEFGVEEAGIDGGGIFKDVMENITRAAFDVQYGLFKQIADHLLYPNPGSGMIHEQHLQLFHFLEVLLAKEHYVIEMFWEVIKSFSVENQKKFLKFVTGCSRGPLLGLKYLEPCFCIQRKLVFCSFFSISWQGAAGKQISLCHKCGCWF, from the exons ATGGAAAATACCAGAGCAAATGATATACACAAGCGAGTTCCCTTTTTAGTACCGTTTACTAGCAGGGTTAAGATTTTCACT ACACAACTAGCAGCAGCTAGGCAAAGGAATGGATCTCTTGCTGTTTTTGCCAGAAACCGGTTTAGAATTCGACGAAATCATATATTGGAAGATGCTTTCAGTCAGATGAGTGCATTGTCTGAAGTTGATCTTCGAGGATCG ATACGTGtgtcttttgttaatgaatttggAGTTGAGGAGGCAGGAATTGATGGTGgtggtatttttaaagatgtcaTGGAGAACATTACACGGGCAGCCTTTGACGTGCAGTATGGTTTATTTAAG CAAATCGCTGACCATTTGCTCTACCCCAATCCTGGTTCGGGAATGATACATGAGCAACATCTCCAGCTTTTCCATTTCCTCGAAGTTCTTTTGGCAAAG GAGCATTATGTCATTGAGATGTTTTGGGAAGTTATCAAAAGTTTCTCCGtggaaaaccaaaagaaatttctgaA GTTTGTAACTGGTTGCTCTCGAGGACCTCTTCTTGGCCTTAAATATCTTGAGCCATGTTTTTGCATACAAAGGAAATTGgtgttttgttcatttttctccatttcctGG CAAGGAGCAGCTGgcaaacaaatttctttatgcCATAAATGCGGATGCTGGTTTTGA